One Leisingera sp. M658 genomic window carries:
- a CDS encoding ABC transporter transmembrane domain-containing protein yields the protein MSGTGQSSTAALRPGVLKLDPDSILSAIIINLLTLALPVAMLLVFGRVIPNQSYDTLFGIFLALIAVLLIDFVLKAARAHYVLETARHEGERAGETLSDALFEGAPGALEQMGQEAAVERLMGVLGLRHAVKEQIVKMSVDLVFSVLFLLVIAAMGGWLVAAPLTVIAGLLLTVALLRPPYRTASQLQREYDKRRLSFLQEILQRAQLIKLLGLEHQMLRRYELLHASASASGEKIIRVSNAGQAAASAGSQIATVLTCALGGLLAIQGSLSVAELAASMLLTGRAVQPVIQLTFLSAVKDDDRARTSGLAKVAAVKKAAAAPVRVPVTGAITVKGLSLDRPGKNGSWFRNISFSAAPGQLIAIEGGVQCCSGAFLRILAGEVPASSGTVYLDGPGYLDPDAANSPPGLVFEPRQPALTDGEILENLTLFDPQRHTKALQAAALKLGVSSQLAQLPNGVHSQVARNGQGAGSPGFFRRLALARTFAQQPAILLLEDPFADLDSDGVRALEALLLSLQGKTTCVLTRAAPAILDAANTTIRLSSETAASSGTR from the coding sequence ATGTCGGGGACAGGCCAGTCCAGCACTGCCGCCTTGCGGCCGGGTGTTTTGAAACTCGATCCCGATTCGATTCTTTCAGCGATCATCATCAATCTTCTGACGCTCGCCTTACCTGTTGCGATGCTTCTGGTTTTCGGCCGGGTCATTCCCAATCAATCTTATGACACTCTGTTCGGGATTTTTCTGGCCCTGATTGCCGTCTTGCTGATCGACTTTGTGCTGAAGGCTGCGCGCGCCCATTACGTGCTGGAAACCGCACGGCATGAAGGGGAACGGGCAGGCGAAACCTTGTCCGATGCCCTGTTTGAAGGCGCTCCCGGCGCGTTGGAGCAGATGGGGCAGGAAGCCGCTGTTGAACGTCTGATGGGGGTGCTGGGCCTGCGCCACGCTGTGAAAGAGCAGATCGTCAAAATGTCGGTAGATCTGGTGTTTTCCGTACTTTTCCTGCTGGTTATTGCCGCAATGGGCGGCTGGCTGGTGGCGGCTCCGCTCACCGTGATAGCCGGGCTGCTGCTGACGGTTGCCCTGCTGCGGCCGCCCTACCGGACAGCTTCGCAGCTGCAGCGGGAATACGACAAACGCAGGCTGTCATTCCTGCAGGAGATCCTGCAGCGGGCACAGCTGATCAAGCTGCTTGGCCTGGAGCATCAGATGCTGCGCCGGTATGAGCTGCTTCATGCCAGTGCCTCTGCGTCCGGGGAAAAAATCATCCGGGTGAGCAACGCCGGACAGGCTGCAGCCAGTGCCGGCTCCCAGATCGCTACAGTCCTGACCTGCGCCCTGGGAGGGCTGCTTGCCATACAAGGCAGCCTGTCAGTTGCAGAACTGGCTGCCAGCATGCTGCTGACCGGACGTGCCGTGCAGCCGGTCATCCAGCTGACATTTCTAAGTGCCGTCAAGGATGACGACAGGGCACGAACCTCCGGGCTGGCCAAGGTGGCTGCAGTGAAGAAAGCCGCCGCAGCGCCGGTGCGTGTCCCGGTGACCGGGGCGATCACCGTGAAAGGTTTATCTCTGGACCGGCCCGGGAAAAACGGCAGCTGGTTCCGCAATATCAGTTTTTCGGCGGCACCCGGGCAGCTGATTGCCATTGAAGGCGGTGTCCAGTGCTGCTCGGGGGCGTTCCTGCGGATCCTTGCCGGCGAAGTCCCGGCCAGCAGCGGAACGGTTTATCTGGACGGGCCCGGATATCTTGACCCGGATGCCGCCAACTCCCCGCCAGGCCTGGTGTTCGAGCCGCGGCAGCCTGCGCTGACAGATGGCGAAATTCTGGAGAACCTCACCCTCTTCGACCCCCAGCGGCACACCAAAGCCCTGCAGGCCGCAGCCTTGAAACTTGGTGTCAGCAGCCAGCTCGCCCAGCTTCCCAACGGGGTGCACAGCCAAGTTGCGCGCAATGGCCAAGGCGCCGGCAGCCCGGGGTTTTTCAGGCGCCTGGCCCTGGCAAGAACATTTGCGCAGCAACCCGCAATTCTGTTGCTTGAAGATCCCTTTGCCGACTTGGACTCGGACGGGGTGCGGGCACTCGAAGCGCTGCTGCTGTCCTTGCAAGGCAAGACAACCTGTGTGTTGACCCGGGCCGCCCCGGCAATTCTGGATGCTGCCAATACGACCATCCGGCTCAGCTCTGAAACCGCTGCATCCAGCGGCACGCGATGA